In Vigna radiata var. radiata cultivar VC1973A chromosome 3, Vradiata_ver6, whole genome shotgun sequence, the following proteins share a genomic window:
- the LOC106757047 gene encoding early nodulin-93-like, whose translation MAKGNSPLLRPTIAKRSSHQSVLAGAKAAVVACVATAIPTLASVRMLPWAKANLNHTAQALIISTATAAAYFIVADKTVLATARKNSFNPPSHSQP comes from the exons ATGGCCAAAGGAAATTCTCCTCTCCTCAGACCTACCATCGCCAAACGATCTTCTCATC aGAGTGTGTTAGCCGGAGCAAAGGCAGCAGTTGTTGCATGTGTTGCCACCGCCATTCCAACT CTGGCTAGTGTGAGGATGTTGCCTTGGGCAAAAGCCAATCTCAATCACACAGCTCAAGCTCTCATAATCTCCACAG cgACGGCAGCGGCATATTTCATAGTAGCTGACAAGACAGTTTTAGCAACGGCAAGAAAGAACTCCTTCAACCCACCCTCCCATTCTCAACCATGA
- the LOC106757285 gene encoding protein kinase PINOID 2-like: protein MSSMASTNRDESSDNDSNCSSVTAPDSSRSWLSTFSFRRSNRTSLSLSTADTTSRAACEAIRRLRLHTGAIGLDHFRLLRRLGSGDIGNVYLCQIRNPVVGLPQCLYAMKVVDREALAIRKKLHRAEMEKEILAMMDHPFLPTLYAAFDASHYSCFVMDFCPGGDLFSARQRLPEKRFTISSTKFYAAETLVALEYLHMKGIVYRDLKPENVLVREDGHIMLSDFDLCLRCEVVPKLLRSKTRSEGSAKTRTSSCAAPMQSCFSGSSKRKKKVTTVIRENVEVCEVDTEMVAEPMNARSKSFVGTHEYLAPEVISGQGHGSAVDWWTYGVFLYEMLYGRTPFKGENNEKTLTNILKQPLTFPRIAVSSSKEYEETVKLQDLISKLLVKNPKKRIGCCMGSVEIKRHHFFKGFNWALIRSVKPPDFHADFNNIRRRVLLQKLSNKDKDQPFQITHRFDYF, encoded by the exons ATGTCTTCCATGGCCTCCACCAACCGAGACGAATCCTCCGACAACGACAGCAACTGTTCCTCGGTAACCGCACCGGACTCCTCTCGCAGCTGGCTCAGCACCTTTAGCTTCCGCCGCTCCAACCGCACCTCCCTGTCCCTCTCCACCGCCGACACCACCTCAAGGGCTGCATGCGAGGCCATTCGCCGCCTCCGCCTCCACACCGGAGCCATCGGCCTCGACCACTTCCGTCTTCTGCGGCGGCTCGGCAGCGGCGACATCGGGAACGTGTACCTCTGCCAGATACGGAACCCGGTGGTGGGGTTGCCGCAGTGCCTCTACGCCATGAAGGTGGTGGATAGAGAGGCGCTTGCCATACGGAAAAAGCTTCACCGAGCGGAGATGGAGAAGGAGATTCTGGCCATGATGGACCACCCCTTCTTGCCTACTCTATACGCTGCGTTCGATGCCTCTCATTACTCTTGCTTCGTCATGGACTTTTGCCCCGGCGGAGACCTGTTCTCCGCTCGCCAACGCCTCCCCGAAAAACGCTTTACCATCTCATCAACTAA GTTTTATGCAGCGGAGACACTGGTGGCACTGGAGTATCTTCACATGAAGGGCATAGTGTACAGGGACTTGAAGCCGGAGAATGTGCTGGTGAGGGAGGACGGACACATTATGCTATCGGATTTTGATCTGTGTCTGAGATGCGAGGTGGTTCCAAAGCTGTTGAGAAGCAAAACCAGATCAGAAGGCAGTGCGAAGACAAGAACATCATCATGTGCTGCCCCAATGCAATCATGTTTCTCTGGCTCAagcaagagaaagaagaaggtGACAACAGTTATAAGGGAAAATGTGGAGGTGTGTGAGGTTGACACAGAGATGGTGGCAGAGCCCATGAATGCAAGGTCGAAGTCATTTGTGGGAACCCATGAGTACTTGGCACCCGAAGTGATTTCTGGGCAAGGACATGGTAGTGCAGTGGATTGGTGGACTTATGGGGTTTTCTTGTATGAAATGTTGTACGGGAGAACACCCTTCAAAGGTGAGAACAACGAGAAAACACTGACCAACATTCTGAAGCAGCCCTTGACTTTCCCTAGAATTGCAGTGAGTAGCAGCAAGGAGTATGAAGAGACGGTGAAGCTTCAAGACCTCATCAGCAAGCTCTTGGTCAAGAACCCAAAGAAGAGAATCGGCTGCTGCATGGGCTCGGTTGAGATCAAGAGGCACCACTTCTTCAAGGGGTTCAACTGGGCTCTGATTAGATCAGTTAAACCACCTGATTTCCATGCTGATTTCAACAACATTAGGCGTAGAGTTTTGTTACAGAAACTAAGCAACAAAGACAAGGATCAACCCTTTCAGATCACTCATCGTTTTGACTACTTCTGA